The proteins below come from a single Cylindrospermopsis raciborskii Cr2010 genomic window:
- a CDS encoding ureidoglycolate lyase, protein MNTAVKLRELMAQFITPESFQPYGQVIFPCKDDKIFDYTDAQLSLENGITRFYIMRLKKQGTRFHKITRHVECTQCLGSLEGKDWFMAVCPPENNNREPILDKLVVFHIPGNCFIKLEVGTWHAGPYFYHDFVDFYNLELSDTNLVDHFTHDFLKTNGLTFQIVL, encoded by the coding sequence GTGAACACAGCTGTAAAATTGCGGGAGTTAATGGCACAATTTATCACTCCAGAAAGTTTCCAACCTTATGGACAGGTGATCTTTCCTTGTAAAGACGATAAAATTTTTGACTATACAGATGCTCAACTAAGTTTAGAGAATGGTATTACACGCTTCTATATTATGCGCTTAAAAAAACAAGGAACACGATTTCATAAGATAACTCGTCATGTTGAATGTACTCAGTGTCTAGGTTCTCTGGAAGGGAAGGATTGGTTTATGGCAGTTTGTCCACCAGAGAATAATAATAGGGAACCCATTTTAGATAAGTTAGTGGTCTTTCACATTCCCGGTAACTGTTTTATCAAACTAGAAGTAGGAACTTGGCACGCAGGTCCCTATTTCTATCATGATTTTGTTGATTTTTATAATTTAGAACTTAGTGATACGAATCTTGTTGATCATTTCACCCATGATTTTTTAAAAACTAATGGATTAACCTTTCAGATTGTACTGTAG
- a CDS encoding ABC transporter ATP-binding protein → MIIYPFQKKSDKKPRKPPQKSPKPDHRQNQNDWRLFLRLVPYGRNSKYLLVLSLLLLVPIAIANSIQPLLIGQAISLIRQEPGTYKFLTSRSLWEGLGIIQALLLAIMVVRLSLVGVQSYLVQKVGQRITAAIRQDLFSHVTSLSLRFFESTPVGKLVTRLVSDVESLGDVFATGAIGIISDIFSMLVITILMFTIQWQLACLLILILLPISWLIVYFQKEYRQANYKSREELSKINSQLQENIAGINVVQLFRRQKLNAELFRATNTKYIQQLDTTIWYDSAVSATLEWVSLIAIAGVLWVGGYLLLGRSITFGILSAFILYAQQLFDPLRNFAEKFTIIQGGFTAIERVSNILDEPIEIKDRVSPKFSLLDNQGSYIDDTIKNLEEQNFITPSALGEIRFENVWFAYKDDDYVLKNLDFVIHPGEKIALVGPTGAGKSSIIRLLCRLYEPTKGRILIDGIDIQEIPQIELRRYMAVILQEVFLFAGDVKSNISLGDNYTSEEIESAAEKTNVASFIQELPQGYNTELRERGTNISGGQKQLLAFARAAIRNPQILILDEATANLDVGTEALIQQALNQLLTARTAIIIAHRLSTIRNVDRIFVLKRGELIEQGSHQELINQGGLYATLHNLQMLGS, encoded by the coding sequence ATGATCATCTACCCATTTCAGAAAAAATCCGATAAAAAGCCCCGCAAACCCCCCCAGAAGTCACCTAAACCAGACCACCGCCAAAATCAAAATGACTGGCGGTTATTTTTGCGTTTAGTTCCCTATGGTCGTAACAGTAAATATCTACTTGTATTATCGCTGCTTTTGCTTGTACCCATTGCGATCGCCAATTCCATACAACCATTGCTAATTGGACAAGCAATATCATTAATTCGTCAAGAACCGGGGACTTACAAATTTCTGACCAGTCGCAGTTTATGGGAAGGACTAGGAATCATACAAGCACTACTACTAGCAATAATGGTAGTGAGACTATCCTTGGTAGGAGTCCAGAGTTATTTAGTCCAAAAGGTAGGGCAGAGAATTACTGCTGCAATTCGTCAAGACTTATTTAGTCATGTAACATCCCTATCCTTGAGATTTTTTGAATCTACCCCGGTAGGAAAATTGGTTACTAGATTGGTTAGTGACGTAGAAAGTTTAGGAGATGTATTTGCCACAGGTGCTATTGGTATTATTTCTGATATATTTTCGATGTTAGTGATTACCATTTTAATGTTCACAATTCAGTGGCAACTTGCCTGTTTACTAATATTGATTTTATTGCCAATTTCCTGGTTAATTGTCTACTTTCAGAAAGAATATCGTCAAGCAAATTATAAATCGAGAGAGGAGCTATCAAAGATAAATTCTCAACTGCAAGAAAATATTGCTGGTATTAACGTAGTGCAGTTGTTCCGAAGACAGAAATTAAATGCGGAATTATTTCGTGCCACCAATACAAAATATATTCAACAGCTTGACACTACTATCTGGTATGATTCAGCGGTTTCTGCCACATTAGAATGGGTTAGCTTAATTGCTATTGCTGGTGTTTTATGGGTTGGAGGTTATTTACTATTGGGTCGAAGCATAACCTTTGGTATTCTATCAGCATTTATACTATATGCTCAACAGCTATTTGACCCCTTGCGAAACTTTGCTGAGAAATTCACAATTATTCAGGGTGGATTTACTGCCATTGAAAGAGTCAGCAACATTTTAGATGAACCCATAGAAATTAAAGACCGGGTCAGTCCTAAATTTTCACTATTAGACAATCAGGGGAGCTATATAGACGACACCATCAAGAACTTAGAAGAACAAAACTTTATCACTCCTTCAGCATTAGGAGAAATTCGCTTTGAGAACGTGTGGTTTGCCTACAAAGATGATGATTATGTACTCAAAAATTTAGATTTTGTCATTCACCCTGGAGAGAAAATAGCCTTAGTCGGTCCTACTGGAGCGGGTAAAAGTTCAATCATTCGTCTTTTGTGTAGACTTTATGAACCCACAAAAGGACGTATTCTAATTGATGGTATAGATATTCAGGAGATACCACAAATTGAGCTAAGACGTTACATGGCAGTAATTTTGCAGGAAGTCTTTTTGTTTGCTGGTGACGTAAAAAGTAATATTAGTTTAGGAGATAACTACACATCAGAAGAGATTGAGAGCGCTGCAGAAAAAACCAATGTTGCCAGTTTCATTCAAGAGTTACCTCAAGGTTATAATACGGAATTAAGAGAGAGAGGCACAAATATTTCAGGGGGACAAAAACAACTATTAGCATTTGCGAGAGCAGCCATTCGTAATCCACAAATTTTGATTTTAGATGAAGCAACTGCCAACTTAGATGTGGGAACTGAAGCACTAATTCAACAAGCGTTAAATCAGTTGTTAACTGCAAGGACAGCTATAATAATTGCCCACCGGTTGTCAACTATTAGAAATGTGGATAGAATTTTTGTTTTAAAAAGAGGTGAATTAATTGAACAGGGAAGTCATCAGGAACTAATCAATCAAGGGGGACTTTATGCAACTTTACATAATTTACAAATGTTAGGCAGTTAA
- the gorA gene encoding glutathione-disulfide reductase → MNYDFDLFVIGAGSGGIATARRAAEYGAKVGIAEFDRLGGTCVNRGCVPKKLMVYASHFPGLFSDAVGYGWGSVTSSLDWEKMINAVNNEVNRLNGIYQRMLDNSQVEVIQGYGKLVDTHTITVGERQITADKILIAVGGYPTKPNIPGIEHAIVSDDMFHLKTQPQKMVILGGGYIGSEFACIMNGLGTEVTQIIRGDMILRGFDHNLRSEIQQGMSDHGINIINHAQVSAIEKEGEIFQVKFRQDGQEEDTVIVDAVSLAALGRKPKTENLGLENTKIQLDQGAIVVDEYSRTEEENIYAVGDCTNKINLTPVAINEGRAFADTVFGGKSRTMSYENVPTAIFTTPEAATVGLTEEQAREKYGDAVKVYRSRFRPMYYTLAGKEEKTMMKLVVEQTSDLVLGAHMVGNNAAEIIQGVAIAIKMGATKANFDATVGIHPSSAEEFVTMR, encoded by the coding sequence ATGAATTACGATTTTGACTTATTTGTAATTGGTGCAGGTTCTGGTGGTATTGCTACAGCTAGAAGAGCAGCAGAATATGGAGCAAAGGTAGGAATTGCTGAGTTTGATAGATTAGGTGGAACCTGTGTAAATCGTGGTTGTGTGCCCAAGAAACTGATGGTTTATGCTTCCCATTTTCCGGGATTGTTTTCCGATGCTGTAGGTTATGGGTGGGGTAGTGTGACCAGTTCCCTAGATTGGGAAAAGATGATTAACGCAGTCAATAACGAGGTAAACCGTTTGAATGGGATTTATCAGAGAATGTTAGATAATTCCCAAGTGGAGGTTATACAGGGGTATGGCAAACTTGTTGACACCCATACCATTACAGTTGGTGAACGCCAAATCACAGCAGACAAAATACTAATTGCAGTAGGCGGCTATCCAACTAAACCGAATATCCCCGGAATTGAACATGCCATTGTATCTGACGACATGTTCCACCTGAAAACCCAACCGCAAAAAATGGTGATTTTGGGTGGTGGTTATATTGGGAGCGAGTTTGCCTGTATTATGAATGGATTGGGCACAGAAGTCACCCAAATTATTCGTGGTGATATGATTTTACGTGGTTTTGACCATAATTTACGAAGTGAAATTCAACAGGGTATGAGTGATCACGGTATTAATATTATTAATCATGCTCAGGTAAGTGCTATAGAAAAAGAAGGCGAAATATTCCAAGTTAAATTCCGTCAGGATGGACAAGAAGAAGACACAGTAATTGTTGATGCGGTAAGTTTAGCAGCTTTAGGTCGCAAACCAAAAACTGAAAATTTGGGATTGGAAAACACCAAAATCCAATTAGACCAGGGGGCGATCGTGGTAGATGAGTATAGTCGCACAGAAGAGGAGAATATTTATGCTGTAGGTGACTGTACCAACAAAATTAACTTAACCCCGGTAGCGATAAATGAAGGTAGGGCATTTGCTGATACTGTCTTCGGAGGTAAGTCTCGCACCATGAGTTATGAAAATGTGCCTACAGCTATTTTTACCACACCAGAAGCAGCTACAGTGGGACTAACAGAAGAACAAGCACGGGAGAAATATGGTGACGCGGTGAAAGTTTATCGCAGTCGTTTTCGTCCCATGTACTATACCCTAGCAGGGAAAGAAGAAAAAACCATGATGAAATTAGTGGTGGAGCAAACCAGTGATTTAGTCCTGGGGGCTCACATGGTGGGAAATAATGCAGCGGAAATTATTCAAGGAGTTGCAATTGCTATTAAAATGGGAGCAACTAAAGCCAACTTTGATGCTACCGTAGGGATTCATCCAAGTTCAGCTGAAGAATTTGTCACCATGCGATAA
- a CDS encoding peroxiredoxin, whose translation MAVIQTVPDVVFKTRVRDELIGGPNPFRWQDRTTQQLFAGKRVVVFSLPGAFTPTCSTSHLPRYEELYDEFKSLGVDEVICVSVNDAFVMYQWGKQQGAQKVFLLPDGNGEFTRKMGMLVDKSNLGFGMRSWRYSMVVNNCHIEKMFVEPGYEDNCPTDPFEVSDADTMLKYLQSVR comes from the coding sequence ATGGCTGTAATTCAAACCGTTCCTGACGTTGTTTTCAAAACCCGGGTTCGTGACGAGCTGATAGGTGGTCCCAATCCTTTCCGTTGGCAAGATCGGACTACGCAGCAGTTGTTTGCTGGTAAGCGTGTAGTTGTGTTTTCATTACCAGGAGCTTTTACTCCCACTTGTTCTACTTCCCATTTACCACGCTATGAAGAGCTGTATGACGAGTTCAAGAGTTTGGGTGTAGATGAAGTAATTTGTGTGTCTGTGAATGATGCTTTTGTTATGTACCAGTGGGGTAAACAGCAGGGAGCGCAGAAAGTGTTTTTGTTACCAGATGGTAATGGAGAATTTACCCGTAAAATGGGTATGTTAGTGGACAAGTCCAACCTAGGTTTTGGGATGAGATCTTGGCGTTATTCCATGGTAGTGAATAACTGTCACATAGAAAAGATGTTTGTTGAACCTGGTTACGAAGATAATTGTCCTACTGATCCCTTTGAAGTTTCCGATGCAGACACCATGCTAAAATACCTGCAAAGCGTAAGATAG
- a CDS encoding Fur family transcriptional regulator, whose product MQEQANAIIKTLKSKGLRVTPQRFAVYANLLSRTDHPTVDQILTDLNKDFPVSSQATIYSSLQALREVGLVREVLLQEGVSRYDANIQPHHHFCCQRCGGIEDIPWDTFECIELKNLRPGLRGKTYQVTVHGTCDNCRE is encoded by the coding sequence ATGCAGGAGCAAGCAAACGCAATTATTAAAACCTTAAAATCTAAGGGATTGAGGGTGACTCCCCAGCGCTTTGCAGTGTATGCAAATTTGTTATCTCGTACCGATCATCCCACAGTAGATCAAATCTTGACGGATCTGAATAAAGACTTTCCAGTTTCATCCCAAGCGACCATATATAGCTCTTTACAAGCTCTAAGGGAAGTGGGACTAGTTAGGGAGGTGCTCCTACAGGAGGGGGTATCTCGCTATGATGCGAATATACAACCCCATCATCATTTTTGCTGTCAGCGTTGTGGAGGAATTGAAGATATACCTTGGGACACCTTTGAATGTATAGAACTAAAAAATCTCCGTCCTGGTCTGCGGGGAAAGACTTACCAGGTTACGGTTCATGGAACATGTGATAATTGTCGAGAATAG
- the hisG gene encoding ATP phosphoribosyltransferase, with protein MLTVALPKGELLKNSIQLMQSAGLDFSAFLDAGNRQLQIYDASGKAKGLLVRAQDVPVYVEYGQAQLGIVGYDVLKEKKPQVGQLVDLKFGYCRMSVAVKSTSSYKSPLDLPAHGRVASKYVNCAREYFESLDLPVEIVPLYGSVELGPITGMSEAIVDIVSTGKTLRENGLVEIATLYESTARLIVHPLSYRLDLGGIYNLAQSVKSSVNS; from the coding sequence ATGCTGACTGTTGCACTACCAAAAGGGGAATTACTTAAAAATAGCATTCAACTAATGCAATCTGCTGGTTTGGATTTTAGTGCCTTCCTAGATGCTGGAAACCGTCAATTGCAAATTTATGATGCTAGTGGAAAAGCTAAGGGACTGTTAGTCAGAGCGCAAGATGTACCTGTATATGTTGAATATGGTCAAGCGCAACTGGGTATTGTCGGTTATGATGTGCTAAAAGAAAAAAAACCACAAGTAGGACAATTAGTTGACCTAAAGTTTGGGTATTGTCGAATGTCCGTGGCGGTAAAGTCTACCAGTTCTTATAAATCACCCCTAGACCTACCTGCTCACGGTCGTGTAGCTTCTAAATATGTTAACTGCGCTCGGGAGTATTTTGAAAGTTTGGACTTACCAGTGGAAATAGTACCTTTATATGGTTCAGTGGAACTAGGACCAATTACGGGGATGTCGGAAGCGATTGTGGATATTGTTTCCACCGGAAAGACTCTCCGGGAAAACGGACTGGTAGAAATTGCCACCTTGTATGAAAGTACTGCTCGATTAATTGTTCATCCCTTGAGCTATCGTTTAGATTTGGGAGGGATATATAATTTGGCGCAAAGTGTCAAATCGTCAGTTAATTCCTGA
- the rppA gene encoding two-component system response regulator RppA: MKILLVDDEVELTDPLGRILTREGYIVDITYNGKSGSELAQTRTYDLLILDWMLPEKTGLEICQELRRQGKNIPVLFLTAKDTLDDRVQGLDAGGDDYLVKPFELRELLARVRALLRRSSVDSYTITGKLAVGDLELDMENQVAHRQGRIIELSEKESQLLKYFMENPEQLLTHGQIMQHLWKGEKPPESNVIAALIRLLRRKIELGGESTLIHTVYGKGYRFSYHNYTLQTTRKP; the protein is encoded by the coding sequence ATGAAAATTTTATTAGTTGATGATGAAGTGGAACTGACGGATCCTCTAGGGCGGATCTTGACCCGCGAAGGATATATAGTGGACATAACATATAATGGCAAAAGCGGTAGTGAACTAGCACAAACAAGAACCTATGATTTATTGATTTTAGATTGGATGTTACCGGAAAAAACCGGGTTGGAAATTTGCCAGGAATTGCGTCGTCAGGGCAAAAATATCCCCGTTTTATTCCTCACCGCTAAGGACACCTTAGATGACCGAGTTCAGGGTTTAGATGCGGGTGGAGATGATTATCTAGTCAAACCATTTGAGCTAAGGGAGTTACTGGCCAGGGTTCGTGCCCTGTTGCGTCGTTCTAGTGTTGATAGTTATACCATAACGGGAAAGTTAGCAGTGGGGGACTTAGAACTAGATATGGAAAATCAGGTCGCCCATCGTCAGGGAAGAATAATAGAGCTATCAGAAAAAGAAAGTCAACTCCTAAAATATTTTATGGAAAATCCAGAACAATTACTAACTCATGGTCAAATTATGCAACACTTATGGAAAGGGGAAAAACCACCAGAGAGTAACGTCATTGCTGCGTTAATTCGTCTGTTGCGACGTAAGATTGAGTTAGGTGGAGAGTCTACATTAATTCACACCGTCTATGGTAAAGGATATCGTTTTAGTTACCATAATTACACGTTACAGACTACCCGAAAACCATAG
- a CDS encoding formylglycine-generating enzyme family protein has product MCPQLENLENFKFDLITTNQTGEIISRTDGSARYFLEEIGPIRLKMVEIPGGVFTMGSPENEEGRYNYESPQHQVTVPPFFMGKYQITQEQYQVLMGENPSRFPGRKRPVERVTWIEAGKFCEQLSKKTGKNYTLPSEAQWEYACRAGTITPFHFGGSINTDLANYNGNYTQGSVTKGEWRQQTTEVGIFPPNAFGLYDMHGNVCEWCLDTWHRNYQGAPNDGSPWIDESSQYKVIRGGSWINLNRICRCASRDFNFDYYNDHYGFRVVCNV; this is encoded by the coding sequence ATGTGTCCTCAATTGGAAAATCTGGAAAATTTCAAGTTTGACTTAATAACTACTAATCAAACAGGAGAGATAATTAGTAGAACCGACGGTAGTGCTAGGTACTTCTTAGAAGAAATAGGCCCTATAAGACTGAAAATGGTGGAAATCCCAGGGGGAGTATTTACCATGGGTTCTCCAGAAAATGAGGAGGGGAGGTATAATTACGAGAGTCCCCAACATCAAGTAACAGTACCCCCATTTTTCATGGGTAAATATCAAATAACACAAGAGCAGTATCAGGTTCTAATGGGAGAAAATCCCTCTCGATTCCCAGGTAGAAAACGCCCGGTGGAAAGAGTAACCTGGATTGAAGCTGGGAAGTTCTGTGAGCAATTAAGTAAAAAAACAGGAAAAAACTATACCTTGCCCAGTGAAGCTCAATGGGAATACGCCTGTAGAGCTGGTACTATCACTCCATTTCATTTTGGTGGAAGTATTAATACGGATTTAGCCAACTACAATGGCAACTACACCCAGGGTTCAGTGACCAAGGGAGAATGGCGACAACAAACCACAGAAGTGGGAATATTTCCGCCCAATGCCTTTGGTTTGTATGATATGCACGGTAATGTGTGTGAGTGGTGTTTAGATACATGGCATCGAAACTATCAGGGCGCGCCAAATGATGGTAGTCCCTGGATTGATGAGAGTAGCCAATATAAAGTGATACGTGGTGGTTCCTGGATTAATTTAAATAGGATCTGTCGTTGTGCTTCTCGTGACTTCAACTTCGACTACTATAACGACCACTATGGTTTTCGGGTAGTCTGTAACGTGTAA
- the psaM gene encoding photosystem I reaction center subunit XII, whose amino-acid sequence MSISDTQVYIALAVALIPGILAWRLATELYK is encoded by the coding sequence ATGTCTATCTCAGATACTCAAGTTTACATTGCCTTGGCCGTAGCTTTAATTCCAGGTATTTTGGCTTGGCGTTTAGCTACCGAACTTTACAAGTAA
- a CDS encoding FGGY-family carbohydrate kinase — MTLYLGIDFGTSGARGIVIDEDSTIRGEIRLLCHPDRGDAVVWRATLWELLGAISQDLRRQIRGIAINGTSSTVLLTNAIGEPVCPPLLYKDGRGSVFIKRLAEVAPPNHTVISATSTLAKLLWMQQLPNFSQARYLLHQADWLGFLLHGKLGFSDYHNALKLGYDVKELQYPKWLEDLKIPIKLPKVLTPGERIGKLIPGVADQFGLRRDCWVCAGTTDSIAAFLASGAKLPGEAVTSLGSTLVLKLLSRTRIEDARYGIYSHRLGNLWLAGGASNTGGAVLKKFFTDQELVSLSQEIDGCASSQLDYYPLLQPGDRFPVNDPMLAPRLDPRPEGPREFLHGLLQGMARIEQKGYNLLEQLGADKLIHVYTAGGGAVNSTWTTMRKRFLKTNVTPSTHTEAAYGTALLAMGLPIDHQLTN; from the coding sequence ATGACGTTGTATTTAGGTATTGATTTTGGTACTTCCGGCGCCCGGGGCATAGTAATCGATGAAGATTCCACTATTAGGGGAGAAATTCGTCTTCTTTGCCATCCTGATCGGGGTGATGCGGTGGTATGGCGAGCGACTTTATGGGAGCTTTTAGGGGCAATTTCCCAGGACCTCCGTCGACAAATCAGGGGAATTGCCATTAATGGCACTTCTTCTACTGTTTTGCTGACAAATGCTATTGGTGAACCCGTGTGCCCACCCCTATTATACAAGGACGGAAGGGGGTCAGTCTTTATTAAGCGTTTAGCTGAGGTAGCTCCCCCCAACCATACTGTTATCAGTGCCACCTCTACCTTGGCTAAATTATTATGGATGCAGCAGTTACCTAATTTTTCTCAAGCTAGATATCTTCTACATCAAGCAGACTGGTTGGGTTTTCTTTTACATGGTAAACTGGGTTTTAGTGATTATCACAATGCACTAAAGTTAGGTTATGACGTCAAGGAATTACAATATCCGAAATGGTTAGAGGATCTGAAAATTCCCATTAAATTACCAAAGGTTCTCACCCCGGGAGAAAGAATTGGCAAACTAATTCCTGGGGTAGCAGACCAATTTGGACTCAGACGTGATTGTTGGGTATGTGCAGGAACAACGGATAGTATTGCAGCATTCCTAGCTAGTGGAGCTAAATTACCAGGGGAAGCAGTTACTTCCCTGGGATCGACCTTGGTTTTGAAACTTTTAAGTCGCACCCGAATAGAAGATGCACGATATGGAATTTATAGTCACCGGTTGGGAAATTTGTGGTTAGCAGGGGGAGCTTCTAATACTGGAGGAGCAGTATTAAAAAAGTTTTTCACTGATCAAGAATTGGTTAGTCTAAGTCAGGAAATAGATGGCTGTGCATCTAGTCAGTTAGATTATTATCCTTTGCTACAACCGGGCGATCGCTTTCCTGTGAACGATCCAATGCTCGCACCGCGACTGGATCCCAGACCTGAAGGTCCAAGGGAATTTTTACATGGGTTGTTACAAGGTATGGCAAGAATAGAACAGAAGGGATACAATCTATTAGAACAGCTGGGTGCAGATAAACTAATTCATGTTTATACTGCTGGTGGTGGAGCAGTTAATTCCACGTGGACTACTATGAGAAAGAGGTTTTTAAAAACAAATGTCACACCATCCACCCACACGGAAGCAGCTTACGGAACTGCACTTTTAGCAATGGGTCTGCCAATTGACCACCAATTAACCAATTAA
- a CDS encoding sensor histidine kinase, protein MYQWILPSLAEILAQSQSHTVPCSSEKAEQQWRVGLAAAEHLLLTTLTPTTLHYTTPGLVLTAPTPLFGQPNLTQNLQTVTFATKPFNPLALMPFDVPPKVLADQGNLLFDQDTTIRNNTYYSHLYNNNNSILPGDSILPLLAPDPLGNEQFCLVFTEKFTLALVLSAPTGSKKEFLFSFEPNVVKQAWQALGTRLVLTNPELFSQLDARVENYPLTAPNYQTIIQFSQFLLAELPESTDRSTHSFPIFSFPQDPVLSSAKPPSRSDVELLQAFSHEVRTPLATIRTMTRLLLKRQDLPGAVVKRLEVIDHECTEQIDRMELLFKAAELETSETSSSQTTQIGSQLTPMSLNQILEQIIPRWQQAATRRNLTLDVALPQQLPTVVSNPAMLDRVLTGLMESFTRSLPPGSSIQVQVIPAGHQLKLQLLPRLGCHNSTKDVHIPIRKALGQLLIFQPETGTISLNVAATKHLFQSIGGKLIVRQNSQYGEVMTIFLPLEIDHKHLY, encoded by the coding sequence GTGTACCAATGGATTTTACCAAGTTTGGCAGAAATTCTGGCCCAAAGCCAATCCCACACAGTTCCATGTTCATCTGAAAAAGCAGAACAACAATGGCGTGTCGGTCTTGCTGCTGCAGAACATCTCCTCCTAACCACTCTAACACCTACAACACTCCATTATACTACTCCAGGTTTAGTTTTGACTGCACCAACTCCTCTGTTCGGTCAACCTAATCTGACCCAAAACCTACAGACAGTCACCTTTGCGACTAAACCTTTTAACCCTTTGGCATTAATGCCATTTGATGTACCACCAAAAGTGTTAGCAGACCAAGGTAATTTGCTCTTTGATCAAGATACTACTATTAGAAACAATACTTACTATTCTCATCTGTATAATAACAATAATAGCATTCTCCCTGGGGATTCTATTTTACCTTTATTAGCCCCCGATCCCCTGGGAAATGAACAGTTTTGCCTAGTATTTACAGAAAAGTTTACACTGGCTTTAGTATTATCAGCTCCCACTGGTAGTAAAAAAGAGTTTTTATTTTCCTTTGAGCCGAATGTGGTTAAACAAGCTTGGCAAGCATTAGGAACAAGACTAGTTTTGACTAATCCAGAATTGTTTTCCCAATTAGATGCTAGGGTTGAGAATTACCCCCTAACTGCACCAAACTATCAAACCATTATTCAATTTAGTCAATTTCTGCTTGCTGAATTACCAGAATCAACTGACAGGTCCACCCATTCTTTTCCCATCTTTTCCTTTCCCCAGGATCCCGTTTTGTCATCTGCAAAACCTCCTTCCCGTTCTGATGTGGAACTACTGCAGGCATTTTCCCATGAGGTGCGCACACCTTTGGCAACTATTCGTACTATGACACGACTGTTATTAAAGCGACAGGATCTACCCGGAGCTGTTGTTAAACGGTTGGAAGTTATTGATCACGAATGTACCGAGCAGATTGACCGTATGGAGTTGTTATTTAAGGCCGCAGAGTTAGAAACTTCTGAAACTTCAAGTTCCCAAACCACCCAAATTGGTTCCCAGCTCACACCAATGTCCTTAAATCAGATCCTAGAACAAATTATTCCCCGTTGGCAACAAGCAGCAACTCGACGTAATTTGACTTTAGATGTAGCTTTACCTCAACAATTACCAACTGTAGTTAGCAATCCCGCTATGCTAGATCGTGTACTAACCGGTTTAATGGAGAGTTTTACCCGCAGTTTACCCCCTGGTAGTTCTATTCAAGTTCAAGTTATTCCTGCAGGTCACCAACTTAAATTACAGTTATTACCTCGGTTGGGTTGTCATAATTCTACTAAAGATGTTCACATACCCATTCGTAAAGCGCTTGGTCAATTGTTAATCTTTCAACCGGAGACTGGTACTATTAGTTTAAATGTTGCTGCGACCAAACACCTATTTCAGTCTATAGGTGGCAAGTTGATTGTGCGGCAAAATTCCCAATATGGTGAGGTAATGACAATATTTTTACCTTTGGAAATTGATCATAAACACCTCTACTAA
- the fdxB gene encoding ferredoxin III, nif-specific — translation MATLTGLTFGGGTWTPKFAQGIDKDKCIGCGRCMKVCGYSVLGLMALNEEGEFVEDEDDEEIERKVMVVTQPENCIGCQACSRICPKNCYSHTVLEK, via the coding sequence ATGGCAACATTAACAGGATTGACATTTGGTGGTGGAACTTGGACACCTAAATTTGCCCAAGGTATTGATAAGGACAAATGTATTGGTTGTGGTAGGTGTATGAAGGTTTGTGGTTACAGTGTTTTAGGTTTGATGGCCTTGAATGAAGAGGGTGAATTTGTAGAAGATGAAGATGATGAAGAAATTGAACGTAAGGTGATGGTTGTTACTCAACCGGAAAATTGTATTGGTTGCCAAGCATGTTCTCGTATTTGTCCTAAGAACTGTTATTCCCATACAGTCTTGGAAAAGTAG